Proteins encoded in a region of the Chloroflexota bacterium genome:
- a CDS encoding KH domain-containing protein, whose product MKSLVEFIARSLVNDPMEVVVDQKNHGSKVYLHLRVAKEDMGRVIGKGGRVANAIRRLLYVAAAREGKNATLDIDDPR is encoded by the coding sequence GTGAAAAGCCTGGTAGAGTTCATTGCTCGTTCGCTCGTGAATGATCCGATGGAAGTTGTCGTAGATCAGAAAAACCACGGTTCCAAAGTTTATTTGCACCTCCGGGTTGCGAAAGAAGATATGGGGCGCGTGATTGGTAAAGGGGGGCGTGTAGCCAATGCCATTCGAAGGCTGCTTTATGTTGCCGCAGCGCGCGAAGGCAAAAACGCCACTCTCGATATTGATGATCCACGATGA
- the dprA gene encoding DNA-protecting protein DprA: protein MTDDQKYWVGFNLVKGIGAVRLQKLLEYFGDLETAWNAAPEILLAAGLSQRIVSSFVQLRNDVDLTDVLQDIQAQGIRVLTRNDEDYPARLKALDTAPPVLYLRGELIPEDEWAVAIVGTRRITAYGRQVTESIVRTLVRNGVTIISGLARGVDGIAHKTALDAGGRTIAVLGSGVDRIYPPEHRGLAEQIAQNGAILSDYAVGTHPDARNFPPRNRIIAGLSMATVVVEAGRKSGALITAEFAAEQGREVFAVPGNVLAPQSKGTNWLIQQGAHPLLDPEEILQTLDLTMISAHRQARTVLPANATEAQLFAVLDHNPVHVDEVRARTNLPIEQVTAALAMMELKGMVRQVSGMRYYAVREVGSDYHTDK from the coding sequence TTGACAGACGATCAGAAATATTGGGTTGGTTTTAACTTGGTCAAAGGGATTGGCGCAGTCCGTTTGCAAAAGTTGCTGGAATATTTTGGTGATTTGGAAACTGCCTGGAATGCGGCGCCTGAAATTCTTTTGGCGGCGGGTCTAAGCCAGCGCATTGTTTCCAGCTTTGTTCAACTGCGCAATGATGTTGATTTGACCGATGTTTTGCAAGATATTCAGGCACAAGGAATCCGCGTGCTCACCCGGAATGATGAAGATTATCCCGCGCGGCTCAAAGCGTTGGATACCGCGCCTCCGGTGCTTTATCTGCGTGGAGAGTTGATTCCGGAAGATGAGTGGGCCGTTGCCATAGTTGGGACGCGCCGCATCACAGCCTATGGCCGTCAAGTTACCGAGAGCATCGTGCGTACCCTGGTACGTAATGGTGTGACCATTATCAGCGGCCTGGCGCGCGGCGTTGATGGGATTGCACATAAAACCGCATTGGATGCTGGCGGACGGACAATTGCGGTATTAGGCAGCGGCGTTGATCGCATTTACCCGCCGGAGCATCGCGGGCTGGCCGAGCAAATTGCTCAGAATGGCGCGATCCTTAGCGATTACGCCGTTGGTACGCACCCCGATGCGCGCAACTTTCCGCCGCGCAATCGCATTATTGCCGGGCTTTCAATGGCAACGGTGGTAGTGGAAGCCGGGCGTAAAAGCGGAGCGTTGATTACCGCCGAATTTGCCGCTGAGCAAGGGCGTGAAGTCTTCGCCGTACCGGGAAATGTGCTGGCCCCGCAAAGTAAAGGCACCAATTGGCTGATTCAGCAAGGCGCGCACCCTTTGTTGGATCCCGAAGAAATTTTACAAACGCTGGATCTGACCATGATCTCAGCCCATCGTCAGGCTCGCACGGTATTACCGGCCAATGCTACTGAAGCACAATTATTTGCTGTGCTCGATCATAACCCAGTGCATGTCGATGAAGTTCGTGCTCGTACGAATTTACCCATTGAGCAAGTTACCGCTGCCCTGGCGATGATGGAACTCAAGGGTATGGTGCGTCAGGTCAGCGGAATGCGATATTATGCTGTGCGCGAAGTTGGTTCCGATTATCATACGGACAAGTGA
- a CDS encoding mannose-1-phosphate guanylyltransferase, whose product MNEHYYAVIMAGGGGTRLWPLSRVANPKQMLPLVGERSLFQISVDRLDGIFAPERIFVVTVTEQAAALQAQCPQIPVENYLLEPMPRGTASVVGLAAVALATRDPQAVMAVLTADHIFTNESHFQALLLAAFDAAQDEHLVTLGIAPTFPATGYGYIQQGERVAQYQDLNAFNVRRFVEKPDETHAREMLASGDHAWNSGMFVWQVARIQTEFRRQMPALASLLDKISEAWNQPRRDSVLQRLWPQIQPETIDYGIMENAQDVVVIPAEGLGWNDVGSWEAMFDIFPADEQGNIAVGGRHLALDTHQTLVFTSNEERLIVTIGVDDLVVVDTGDVLMVCKKDQAQKVRQIVKNLKATGRQYL is encoded by the coding sequence ATGAATGAGCATTATTATGCCGTGATTATGGCTGGCGGTGGTGGCACTCGCCTTTGGCCGTTATCGCGGGTTGCAAACCCAAAACAGATGCTACCCTTGGTTGGGGAGCGTTCCTTGTTCCAAATTTCCGTTGATCGCCTGGATGGTATTTTTGCGCCAGAACGCATCTTTGTTGTTACCGTAACGGAGCAGGCGGCTGCATTGCAGGCACAGTGTCCCCAAATTCCGGTTGAGAATTATCTATTGGAGCCAATGCCGCGTGGTACGGCCTCGGTGGTTGGGCTGGCAGCGGTTGCGCTGGCAACGCGCGATCCGCAGGCTGTCATGGCTGTGCTAACTGCCGACCATATCTTTACAAACGAAAGCCATTTTCAGGCATTATTGCTGGCCGCTTTTGATGCCGCTCAAGATGAGCATCTGGTTACGCTGGGCATTGCGCCGACATTCCCGGCGACGGGCTATGGCTATATTCAGCAGGGCGAGCGGGTTGCCCAATATCAGGATTTGAATGCCTTCAATGTGCGCCGTTTTGTGGAGAAGCCCGACGAGACACATGCCCGTGAAATGCTCGCCAGCGGCGATCACGCCTGGAACTCGGGGATGTTTGTCTGGCAGGTGGCGCGCATTCAGACCGAGTTTCGTCGCCAGATGCCAGCACTCGCCTCATTATTAGATAAAATCTCCGAGGCTTGGAACCAGCCCCGGCGCGATTCCGTTTTGCAGCGGCTTTGGCCGCAAATCCAGCCCGAAACGATTGATTACGGAATTATGGAAAATGCCCAGGATGTTGTTGTGATCCCCGCGGAAGGGTTGGGTTGGAATGACGTGGGGAGTTGGGAAGCCATGTTTGATATTTTCCCTGCCGATGAGCAGGGAAATATTGCCGTAGGGGGACGGCATCTTGCCCTCGATACGCACCAAACATTGGTTTTTACATCCAATGAAGAGCGTCTGATTGTGACCATTGGAGTGGACGATTTGGTGGTAGTCGACACCGGGGATGTTTTGATGGTCTGCAAGAAAGATCAGGCGCAAAAAGTTCGTCAGATTGTAAAAAATTTGAAAGCAACGGGTCGCCAGTATTTGTAG
- the rimM gene encoding 16S rRNA processing protein RimM — protein MIFERINFSPEHKAGSSQMGGEPEFLVVGKLRKPHGLRGEMLMSVWTDFPERLLPGNILYVGEAYQPLKIESVRWHRQDVLIAFDGLLDREQVGEFRNQIISVRAADSPELDEGEYYLHQLLGLQVIEDATGHLLGSVEKIIDTGANDVFLVRSPDGGEILLPDIESVVLSIDLNVSQIRVHLLPGLIV, from the coding sequence ATGATCTTCGAACGCATTAATTTTTCTCCTGAGCATAAAGCAGGCTCGTCACAAATGGGTGGCGAGCCTGAATTCTTAGTTGTTGGAAAACTTCGCAAGCCGCACGGTTTGCGCGGTGAGATGCTCATGTCCGTGTGGACAGATTTTCCTGAACGTTTGCTTCCTGGCAATATTCTCTATGTTGGCGAAGCGTACCAACCCCTGAAAATTGAGAGCGTCCGTTGGCATCGCCAGGATGTGCTGATCGCTTTCGATGGTTTGCTCGACCGAGAGCAAGTTGGCGAATTCCGCAATCAAATTATTTCTGTGCGCGCTGCTGATAGCCCCGAATTAGATGAGGGTGAATACTATCTGCACCAATTGCTGGGGTTGCAAGTTATTGAAGACGCTACCGGGCATTTACTGGGCAGTGTAGAAAAGATCATTGACACTGGCGCCAACGATGTGTTTCTGGTACGTTCGCCCGATGGCGGTGAAATATTGCTCCCAGATATTGAATCGGTTGTTTTATCCATTGATTTGAATGTAAGTCAGATTCGGGTTCATTTGCTGCCTGGGTTAATTGTGTAA